One Bradyrhizobium sp. ISRA464 genomic window carries:
- a CDS encoding recombinase family protein, with translation MAATVRAALYLRISTGRQADNDLSIPDQRRQAKAYCASRGWEIIADYVEPGASATDDRRPEFQRMIDAATAKPSAFDVVLVHSFSRFFRDQFQLEFYVRQLAKNGVRLVSITQELGDDPMSNMIRQIMALFDEYQSKENAKHTLRAMKENARQGFWNGALPPIGYRIVNAAEQRGHRTKKTLEIDPIQAETVR, from the coding sequence ATGGCTGCAACGGTTCGGGCGGCTCTCTATCTCCGAATCTCGACGGGGCGGCAAGCCGACAACGATCTCTCCATCCCGGATCAGCGCCGCCAGGCGAAAGCCTACTGTGCGTCGCGCGGCTGGGAGATCATCGCTGACTATGTCGAGCCCGGTGCTTCCGCGACCGACGATCGGCGGCCGGAGTTCCAGCGCATGATCGACGCGGCGACCGCCAAGCCATCTGCGTTCGACGTTGTCCTGGTGCACAGCTTCAGCCGCTTCTTCCGCGACCAGTTCCAGCTTGAGTTCTACGTCCGCCAGCTTGCCAAGAATGGCGTGCGGCTAGTGTCGATCACCCAAGAACTCGGCGACGATCCCATGAGCAACATGATCCGCCAGATCATGGCGCTGTTCGACGAATACCAGTCCAAGGAGAACGCCAAGCATACGTTGCGGGCGATGAAGGAGAATGCACGGCAAGGCTTCTGGAACGGTGCGTTGCCGCCGATCGGCTACCGCATCGTGAACGCCGCCGAGCAGCGCGGCCACCGCACCAAGAAGACGCTGGAGATCGACCCCATCCAAGCCGAAACCGTGCGCTGA